From the Lolium rigidum isolate FL_2022 chromosome 2, APGP_CSIRO_Lrig_0.1, whole genome shotgun sequence genome, one window contains:
- the LOC124691149 gene encoding E3 ubiquitin ligase PQT3-like has protein sequence MAVYYRYRSGVDTFSLPVAAPSISVGEVKRLIMGTSRHGHGRTRGRGPREGIAISDAQTGEEYTDDMALVLRNTTVVVRRVAGPPADAIVSPSTQRPKAAQDGGGSSSDSSSRSSSSVSTAEEDDEAKAISAVIDAAELKWEAPSRYNHRGAGYPGRAPHAGYVCRRCRVPGHFIQHCPTNGDPRFDFGKATSVISPAPAAPVDDDGVPADLHCKMCGKVMVEAVVTSKCCFSSFCERCIRAHIVASSKCVCGAQARADDLIPNQALRTTISNILAARVSSSISGGTTEKQRSSVDSNAAAKPASQNQSPAASENSHVSSKMGAASEHSDGNDSTSTHEPRKKKREMMDTAGARGANHAGHQYDGCYDVPPFAPACYDPAFLGGMPWSADPSMYHGYGGMPYAYGGTGYPTGPQHVDAMDNMAASYGYHGERHDARKRTGCDDQRQHDRSFKRRCGGSRAQVALVLT, from the coding sequence ATGGCGGTGTACTACCGGTACAGGAGTGGCGTGGACACATTCTCTCTCCCTGTCGCGGCGCCCTCCATCTCCGTCGGCGAGGTGAAGCGCCTAATCATGGGGACAAGCCGCCACGGTCACGGCCGGACACGCGGCCGGGGTCCCAGGGAGGGCATCGCGATCTCCGACGCGCAGACCGGCGAGGAGTACACGGACGACATGGCTTTGGTCCTGCGCAACACGACGGTGGTGGTGCGCCGAGTCGCCGGGCCTCCGGCCGATGCCATCGTGTCGCCATCCACTCAACGCCCCAAAGCGGCGCAGGACGGTGGCGGTTCTTCGTCGGATTCTTCCTCGAGGTCGAGCTCGAGCGTGTCGACggctgaggaggacgacgaggccaaGGCTATCAGCGCGGTGATCGACGCTGCCGAACTTAAGTGGGAGGCCCCGTCTCGTTACAATCACCGTGGCGCAGGATACCCTGGGCGGGCGCCGCATGCCGGCTACGTGTGTCGCAGGTGCCGCGTCCCAGGCCACTTCATCCAGCACTGCCCCACCAATGGCGACCCGAGATTCGACTTCGGAAAGGCGACGTCAGTGATTTCCCCTGCGCCCGCGGCACCAGTCGATGACGACGGCGTCCCGGCGGATCTCCACTGCAAGATGTGCGGGAAGGTGATGGTGGAGGCGGTGGTGACGAGCAAGTGCTGCTTCAGCAGTTTCTGTGAGAGGTGCATCAGAGCCCACATCGTCGCCAGCTCCAAGTGCGTGTGCGGGGCGCAGGCGCGCGCAGACGACCTGATCCCTAATCAGGCGTTGCGCACCACCATCTCCAACATTCTCGCCGCCAGGGTCAGCAGCAGCATTTCTGGCGGAACAACAGAGAAGCAGAGGAGCTCCGTAGACAGCAACGCGGCCGCGAAACCCGCGTCTCAGAACCAGAGTCCGGCCGCCTCAGAAAACAGCCACGTTTCTTCCAAGATGGGCGCCGCCTCGGAGCACAGCGACGGAAACGATTCAACATCGACGCATGAGCCAAGAAAGAAGAAGCGCGAGATGATGGACACAGCGGGAGCGCGCGGCGCCAACCATGCCGGTCATCAGTACGACGGCTGCTACGACGTTCCTCCATTCGCCCCGGCATGCTACGATCCTGCCTTCCTTGGTGGGATGCCGTGGTCAGCCGATCCTTCAATGTACCACGGCTACGGCGGCATGCCTTACGCTTACGGTGGTACCGGTTACCCGACGGGCCCGCAGCATGTCGACGCCATGGACAACATGGCAGCTTCGTATGGGTACCACGGCGAACGCCATGACGccaggaagaggacggggtgcgACGATCAGAGGCAGCATGACCGAAGTTTCAAGAGAAGGTGCGGCGGGAGCAGAGCACAGGTCGCGTTAGTTCTGACGTGA